In Candidatus Paceibacterota bacterium, the sequence GTAGTGGTTACCTGCCTTTCCTGGGACGGGGAGAATGATCCTGATATTGTCGGATTGATTGCTGCTTCCATGGCTCTTTCCATTTCTGACATACCCTGGGCAGGGCCAATAGCCATTCTCAGAGTAGGCAGGGATGAAAAAGACTTTATTATCAACCCGACTTACGGAGAGCGGGAAAAAGCTGAATTGGATTTGGCCATTGCCGGACTTTCCTCGCCCTTAGCCAAGGATCTGGGCAACGATAAAGACGATGACATTTTAATCAATATGATTGAAATGGAAAGCAATGAAATAGAAGAGGACACTGTTTTGAAAGCGGTTGATTTTGCCAAGCCTTTCTTAAAAAAGCTTATTGGTTTTCAAAAAGAAATTACTCAAAAATCCGGCAAAGAAAAAGTGGTAATCGAGAAAACTCCCAGAGACGAAAACCTGGAAAAAGACATTAGGGATTTCCTGGGAAATAAACTGGAAAAAGCTTTCTTTCAAAAAGACAAAAAAAGCCAAATGGACGAAGTCAACCAACTGAGGGATGAGCTAATTTTTCATATCCAAAGCAAGAGAGGCGAGGCGATGAGAACCTCGTTCTCATCTTCTTCTTTACCTTCGCTTTCGCTTCGCGTAAGCTCGGTTTTTGAAGAAGAAATTGAAAAAATGATCCACGAAAGCGTTATTAAATCTGGCAAAAGGCCTGATTCCAGAAAAATTGACGAGGTAAGGAACATAGAATGCGAAGTAGGATTATTGCCCAGAACCCACGGCTCAGGATTATTTGTCAGGGGCCAAACCAAAGCGCTTTCCATACTGACTTTGGGTGCTCCGGGAGACGTCAGGCTTCTTGAAGGAATGGAAACTACCGGCAAAAAAAGATTCATGCACCATTACAACTTCCCTCCTTATTCTTCTGGCGAAGTAAAGCCGATGAGGGGCCCGGGCAGAAGAGAAATTGGCCACGGCATGCTGGCAGAAAAAGCTTTAATGCCTTTAGTGCCCGGTTTTGATAAATTTCCGTACACCATCCGTATAGTTACTGAAATCCTTTCTTCCAACGGTTCAACTTCCATGGCTTCTGTTTCAGCGGCCTCTTTGGCTTTAATGGATGCTGGCGTGCCGATAAGCAGGCCGGCTACTGGTATTGCCTTGGGGCTGATGGCTGATTTGAAAGGAAACTACAAAATATTAACCGACATTCAGGGACCAGAAGACCACCACGGAGACATGGACTTTAAAGTCGCTGGAACGGAAAAAGGAATTACTGCCATTCAAATGGACGTTAAAATCCAGGGGATCGGCAAGGAAATTATTTCAAACGCTTTGATTCAAGCTAAAAAAGCAAGATTGCAGATTTTAAGCGAAATGACGAAAGTAATTTCCAAACCCAAAGAAAGCCTTTCTCCCCATGCTCCCAGGATATTAATTTTACAGATAAATCCTGTTAAGATAAGGGAGGTGATAGGCCCTGGCGGAAAAATAATAAATGAAATAATCGGGGAATGCGGCGTATCAATCGACATTGAAGATTCTGGCAGAATTTTCATTACCGCTGAAAAAGAAAAGGCAGCGGAAAAAGCTGCTTCCTGGATAAAAAATATCACCCACGAAGTCAAAGTCGGCGAAATCTTCCAGGGAAAAGTCAAAAGGATTCTGGATTTCGGCGCCTTTGTTGAAATGCTGCCAGGGCAAGAGGGCTTGGTCCATATCTCTCAGCTGGCCGATTACCACGTAAATAAAGTGGAAGACATCGTCAAAGTGGGAGATATTGTTCCGGTCAAAGTCATTTCAATTGACGAACAAGGAAGAATCAATCTTTCTTTAAAAGAAGCTAAAAGTCAATAAACCTCTATGGAAAACAATCCTCAGCCAGAAGAAAACAAAGAAGAAATGCTTGAGTTTTTAAAAAGGGGCGAGGCAAAAACAATGCAAAGAGACCTTGCCAAGCTGAGGGAGGGAGAAGCTGAAAAAGAAAAAACAAGAGTGGCTGCTTTGGGGGAAGTGAAAAAGGAAGCGCCAACAGAAAAACCAGGGGTTCTTTTGCCGAGAGAAGGCGCTATTCTACCGAAAGAAGCAGCTGCAGAAGAAGCTCCTCAAACCTTAATTCCCCAAACGCAAAAACCATCATCTTCTTTCAAAAAAATCCTGATCAGAATATCAGCTGTTGTTATTATTTTACTTCTTGTTGGTTTTTTCTACTGGCTTTTTGCTGTAGGCAAATTGCCCAAAGGAGAAATAGCCAGGCCGGAAACAGAAATTGTAACGGAAGCCACGCCGACCGAGGAAGTCGTCGAGGAACCAAAAATTGTCATTCCTGTTTCCTTGATTTCAACTGGCTCTACTGAAACCATGGAGATTACGAATGCAGCAGCCATCCCCCAGATGTTTCCCCAGATTATGCAAAAAACCTATGAGGATGGATATGCGAGGATTCTTTTCCAAAATACGGCAGAAAACAAAATTGTCGGTTTAAATGAATTTCTCGGAGCATTTGCGGTGAAAATTCCAGAAGAAGTTTTAGCCGGATTAGAAGATGACTTTACTTTATTTATCTACTCAAGCAAGGGAGTTAACCGCCTGGGCTTTATAACAAAAACAAAAGGAGATATTTCTCCTTTAATGATTTCTTGGGAATTGACAATGGAAACAGATACAGAAACCCTCTTTGCCGCTCTGGGCAAAGAAACTAAGGCCCTGGCTTCTTCTTTCAAAAACAGCTCTTACCAGGGAAAAAGCTTCAGATTTCTGACCATTTCCAAAGAAGATTTCGGAATCTGCTACACCCTGCTTGATGATTACTTTGTTTTTGCCACCTCTTTTGAAAGCATGAAAAAAACGTTTGAGGCAGTAGATGCGGTAAAACTGGAAAAACAAATCGGCCAGCTATTTATTGTCGGATTTGACGGAACCACTTTAACGACTGAACTGGCAGATTTCTTTAAAAAATACAGGCCAGGAGGCGTTCTTTTGCTGTCAAAAAACATTGAAAACGAGGAGCAGTTAAAAAAACTCATTGGCGATTTGCAAATTCTTTCTTTACAGGAAACCGGCCTGCCTCTTTTTGTCGCTGTTGACCAGGAGGGCGGCACTATTTCCAGGATAGACTTCCTCCAGGAAAAAACTGCTCAGTCGGAAATTGAATCAGTTGACCGGGCTTTTCAAATAGGTTCAACAAGAGGCCAAGAATTGAAAGAATTGGGAATAAATCTCAATCTGGCTCCGCTTTTGGACCAAGTCCAAGAAGGAGATTTTCTTTTTGAAAGAACCTTTGAAAAGGATGCGCTAACTTCAGGCAATTTGGCAAAATCTTTCGTTGACGGCCAGAAGGGTGCTGGCATTCTGACTGCTATAAAACACTTCCCTGGGTACTCCGGAATCGCTTTTAACCCCGAGGAGTCCTTAGCTGAAATAAGCACATTGCCTGTAATATCCCAATTTAAAAAAGCAATGCAGGCTAACCCAGAATTCGTCATGACTGCCAATATGGTATATACCAATCTGGACACTTCCTTACCTTTTGCCTTTTCTTCAAATGCCATCCAGTATTTAAAGAATAACTTGGGCTCAAAAGTAATAATTATGACAGACGATTTGGCGCAAACCTATCTTTCGGACAAATTCTCTTTAAAGGATATTGTGACAAAACCGATTGAAGCTGGCGTTGATGTCATGATTTTTTCCGGCTGGGAGATAGGCGCAGCAGAAGGCCTGGATGCTTTTGCTGATGCTTTCAGAAACGGAGAAATATCCAAAGATAAAGTGGAAGCAGCCATATTAAAGATTATTAATATTAAAAACAGCTTAATGTAATGGACAAAAAACTGCTGAATCAGTTAAAAGAAAAGTTAGAACAGGAAAAAAAGAACATTGAATCGCAATTGGAAAAATTCGCCAAGAAAGACGACAAGGTCAAGGGAGACTGGGATACACGCTTTCCCAGCTTTGACGGCGGCGAATCGGGCTCAGCCGCTCTGGAAAAAGCGGCAGACGAAGTGGAAGAATACAGCACGCTTTTGCCCTTGGAATACAATCTGGAAAACCAGCTAAAAGACATTAATCTGGCTTTAGATAAAATAACAAAAGGCACTTACGGAAAATGCGAAAACTGCAAAGGAGAAATAGATAAAGAAAGGCTGAAAGTTTATCCTGCAGCCAGGCTTTGCATGAAGTGCGAAGGAAAATAGTATATATATGTATTAAAAAACGCCTCGATCAAGAGGCTTTTTTGTTTTAACCATAAAATCAATTAGAATAATTGCTGACCTAAATAGTACAGAATATGTTTTATATGACCGTCCGTAAAAAGAGTTAGTATATAAATCGCAATAGGCATGGAATTTTTATCTGTTAAAAGGGTTCTTGGCACCGGTTACTCCAAAGTGAACGTGGCATCCGGTAGACATTCCAGCTCCCGGCGTTCCTGGTTTACCGCCCATTAGAGCAACAATCTGGCCCTGGGAAACAACCTCTCCCGGGCTTACCAAGCTAGCAGAAAGGTGACCGTACATTGTCACCACTCCGTTGGGGTGCAATATTGTTAAGTTGCTGCCAGCTCCGCCAAAAGCCCATCTTGAAGTAGAGCTTGTCATCTGAACTTTCAAAACAGTACCAGCTGCAACCGCTCTAATCGGATCTCCGCACTTGCCGCCAAAATCAATTGCATTATACCAGTGAAGCCATTGGGTAATACGGCAAGCTGAGTGAGGGCAGATGAAATAGCTGCTGGCCAAAGGAACGCTGCTGGGTGCCTGCTGTTTTTGGATTGTTACAGAAGGCATGGTGCCGTTTGGCACAACAATAATATCACCGACATATACAGCATTTTCATTAGCTAAGTCGTTAAAAGCGATAATATCATCTGTTTTCCCCTTGTAAGTCTGGGCAATACTGGATATGGTATCTCCTGATTTTACGTGGTGGACCATACCGGAAACAGGCAGAATAACCAGTTTTTGGCCGGGTTTTACCACTGAGTTTTTATTCAAATCGTTTGCCCCAAAAATGGTATCCATGGAAATGTCGAATTTCTCGGCTAAAGACCATAAAGTGTCTCCCTCTTCAACAATATACTCAGTAATCACTTTTTCAACGTCTTCTGATTCATAGCCCGTAACCAGGGCTCCCAAAACCTGGGAGGAGAAAGTGTTCGGAGGAGTGGAAGCTATCATGCTGTTGTTCCCGATTAAAACAAATTCCGGGGATTCTGACGAAAAGCTTTTTATCGGAGCACAAAATAAGTTGCTTTCCTGAATGTTTTCCTCAACTAAACAAAGATCGCTTTTCTCAGCATAAGAATTCAAAACTAAAGTAGGGCTGAAACTGACAAAAACAAATAAAAAAAGAGCAATTATGCCCATACAAAGACAAGGAGCCTTTAGAGAGCCCTTGGTTTTTTTGCAAACGATATTAAACAGCTTGTTGCTACTCAGATAGTCAATCATTATAAACTTCTTTTAGGTTACGCTTTCAATGGGGAAAGTCAAGGGTAAAAAGCTCAGGTTTTCCACACCGCAAAATGATGCTAAAATGCTTTTAATGGACCCCGTTAGAAGTCCTGGGCAGAAAAAATTGTAGAAATTTTTTCTGCTTTAAACAACGGGGTAAAATTAGAAAATAAAGTTTGTCTGAAATTGGCTATCTGCTATATAATGACAGACTTCTAACGGGGTGGACCTGTCTTATAAGAAAAATATTAAAAATCTTCTGAAAAGCAAGCAAGTTAAGCCGACAAAGAGACTGGGACAGAACTTTTTAGTAGATAGCAAGATAATCAAAAATATCATTAAGGCAGCCGACTTGAATTCAAAAGATTTTGTTTTGGAAATCGGGCCTGGCTTGGGAGTTTTAACAAAAGAACTGGTTCAAAGGGCTAAAAAAGTAATTGCCGTAGAAAAAGACAAGAATATGGTCAAGTTGCTGCAAGAAAATTTGAAGGCTAAAAACTTAGAAATCATTAATAAAGACATTTTAAAGTTCGTTCCTGAATTTAAAAACTACAAAATAGTAGCTAATCTCCCTTTTTATCTGACTTCTCCAGCTATCCGTCGCTTTCTTGAGGCTATTGATAATCCTCCCCAACAAATGGTTTTAGTTGTTCAAAAAGAAGTAGGACAAAGAATCTGCGCCAGTCCTCCGAGAATGAGTATTTTAGCTGTTTCTGTTCAGGCTTACGCTAAAGCAGAGATCTTAAGCTATATTTCCAAGAAATCATTCTGGCCTGAACCGAAAGTTGATTCTGCTGTCATCAGAATTACTCCATGCCTTTCAAATTATGTCTATATTTCTCCTGAAAAAAGGGAAGTATTCTTTAAAATTATCAAAGCTGGATTCTGCCAGCCGAGGAAGCAATTGATAAACAACTTTTCTAAAAGCTTAAAGCTTGATAAAGAAAAAGTCAAGAAATGGCTCTTGAAAAATAAAATCCAACCTTCTCAAAGAGCTGAAACTCTTGATATAAAAAATTGGATAAGCTTAACTGAAACTTATTTTAAAGGAATGACTTTTATAGATTTAATGACTTGAGCTCCAATGACTGGTCGGCTTGTCCTATAAACTTCACAATTACCGGTAAAGTTCCCATGGTCAAAAGCAACTAGTAAATATCCTTTATCTATCGAAAGAGATCTGACTTTTTCTGTTATACCAATACGAGTATCTGCATATGGGCCTGCTCCGAATGGCCAACATTTAGCGCCTCTTAAATATTCCCAAGGAAAAACACTCCAGCCTGCACAAAAAATCCCACAAGTATCTCCAAGGCCATTGCATTGTTGATAGCAATCTGCCCCACACTGCTTGTTATAATCATCTGCCTCATAAAGAACTACTGTATTGCTCCCTCCAGTTCCATCACCGCCACTACCTTTAGTAAAGACCTTGATCGAATAACCACCATCAGCTTGCGCGACATTGCATCCGGTTTCAAGACAAACAACGCAATTCCCTTGATAATTTGACTTGCTGAATAAAACTGCTCCGTACTGAATATCTCCAGCATTTTTGAACCTTACATCATTAACCTTCCCATCAAAAGCATCCAAGCTAGTAGCATCTCTCTGTACAAGTTTGCAATCTTTTTCTTCGTCACCCGCATTTTTACACAGCAAAACCTCGGCTGTCCCTACAGCTACTAAATCTGATCCTTTGTATTCAACAGAAATAGTTTTTAATTGAGGATTAATAGTGTTTAAAATCAAGTAAGAACCCAAAATAATAACCAGACCCATAATTCCAGAAAGCATCTGGCTGTTAGCATCTGACATGGTTGATGGATTTCCGGCAGAAGCTACGTAGCGTACGCCGCCAAGAACTAAAACAGCGAAAGCAATAAAGCCACAAATAACCACAGCAAAATTAAAAATATATTTTACGTAAGCTGGCAAAAGAGGAGTGGTATTAATCGCTGATTCTGAACCGATTGCGGGTAAAGGAACTTCTAAAGGACGGTCCTGCGCTGTCTGTGCTAAGCAAAAACCAGCTAAAAATAAGATTAACAAAGAAAATAAAGTAATTATTGAAAGTTTTTTAAACATATTTTCTTTAATTATACCACAAACTTTAATTAAATTTTAATACAAATTTATTCTGGACCATATTCACCCTTGCAACAGAATAAATTATCCATAAAATCTAAGTGCTCTGAGCTTGGACCATAACAAACAGTTATCACCGCTCCTTCTTCATCATAAAAAGGAAATTCTTTTGTCGCAAATTCCTTTATGCTTGAACAAGTAAAAAGCTCTTTCCAGATAACCGCTTCTCTTGTTTCCTCGAGTTTTATATAGGATTCTTGAGGATTATAGCAAGCTGTTATTTGGTTTTGGGCAGCTCTTAAAATTTGGAATATTTTTGATAGTTTTAAATACTCATCATCCACCCTTTCTTGGATAAGATTTACTAATTCTGTATAAGATGAGGATATTTCAGAATCTTTTTCTTTTATTTGATTATATTGGGAATTAATCTGTGATTTTTTTGGCTGATCTCCTGGGCAAACGCTTCCCGAACAGGAGTGAGACCTACACTCACTACAATCCTTCCATTTCTCACAATATATAACATTTCCATCTTCATCATGCCCGCAAGGCTCGTAGTATGGACACTGTTTTTTTATCCATTGGCATTGATGAGAACAGTTGGAAATAACGCAGTCTGTCGGATCACTTGTAGAAACCGTGTTGTCGCCAACTTCAATTTCTTCTTTTGCATTATCGTTAATATTATCTAATTCAACGAGCATTCTTCTAGCTAACTCTTCTGCACTGTCAACGTCCTTACCAATGAATATTTCCCTACTACACAATGTTGCGGCCTCAAAGGGCTCTATGTCTTTTTCAAACTCAATAATTGCATCAGCATCAATCTCTACAGAAGAAACAGTGTATAGCATTTCAGCGCAATAAAATGTTGTTAGCTCAAAAGGACTATCAGTTAAATAAATATACTCAAAAGGCCTTTCTTTTTCAAAATTCTCTATACCGTTACGTTCTGCCATATATTGAACATAAACTGCAAAATCCTTATAAGCTAAAATGAATTGCGGCTTGCCGTTTTTACTATCATTAAGCGCACAATTTTTCATCATTTCTTCAGCTGATAACAAATCTTCATATATCTGTCTGAAGCCGATATATTCGTCGTCTTCTTCAGTTGAACCGTTAATTTCCCTGTCCAGTTTTTTCTGCCAAAAGACAAGCCCGTCTTCTTCGTTGTTAATAAGTGTGTCAATTTCGTTTCTTTTTGCCTCAATTGAACTCTTGTTTGGACAAGGATTGCCAGTACACTGCCCTGCATGGCAAGCTGCCTGAGAAACCGGAATAGCTGATGAACATTGAGATTGCAACTGACTGCAGGCGCATTGAGCGATTAAAGAATTTAATTCTTTTGTTCTTTGCTCAATCTTATTTGAAATGTCTCTGACTTTTTTGGAAAAATCTTTTAAATTAGCTAATCTTTTTTCTAAAAAAAGTCTTTGGATTAATGCGCCTATTGGAATTTCCGTGTAAGATAAAGTTTCTTTTTCTAGAGTAGGCGTTTCTACAAATTCACCTTCAGTTTTTATTATTTCCGGCGCTGCCAGCATAGTTAATTCTGGATTAATACTCGTTAAAAGCATATAGGAAGTAAGAAGCACTAAAAGGCCGACAAAAGCAGCGAACATTTGTTCTCCAGCATCTTTTTTAAAGGCAGGAATACCAGTTGAAGTTATATATTTTATTCCTCCGGCAACAAAACCAGCAAAAGCAATTAACCCGGCAATAATTATTGATAGATTGAATATATATTTTACGTATGCTGAAAGCCCAAAAAGGGTTGTTTCAGGCTTCAATCCTCCGGCTTCAGGATATTCAACCTCCAGGGGTTTTTGAGCAAAAACAAAACTAGCAACAATCAAAGAAAAAACAAGAACAAAAAGAAAAGAAAATACTTTCAGCTTCTTCATTGCTTTATCATAGCAAGTTTTATCTTCTTGACCAATGATTGTCTTTCTTTTTTCTTTTATAGTATGATATAATAAAACAATTAATTTTATGGGTCCAATAGTTAGTGCGCTTGCCAGCGCTTTATCAGGTGTTGCTGCCAGCGTGGCCGGCTTAATTTTAAATATTGGAGGTATAATTACTGGTGCTTTTTTGTGGCTTTCTGTTAATATTTTAAATTGGGTTCTTTCTCCTAATTTTATTTCTCTTTCTTACACTGATCCAGCTAACAATGCTTTTCTCGATGTGGGATGGAGTTTAACTAGGGATTTTGCCAACATTATCATTGTTTTAGCTTTGGTGGTTATCGGCTTGGGAACAGCCCTAAGACTTACTGGTTATCAAGCACAAAAGGCTTTGCCAATATTAATCCTTATCGCTCTTTTAATTAACTTTACTCCGGTTATCTGCGGCGTAATCGTTGACGCTGCAAATATTTTAATGACTTTCTTCGTCGGAGATGGATTTGCCGGAGGTAACTCTTTTATAAATTCAGCCAATAGTCAATGGTCTAACATTGAAAGTATGGCTGGCAGAGGAAAACTCTGGGATCCCATTGCCTCTGGCGAAGCAATAGCTGCTGCTGCCGGTGCTCTTGCTTTAATAATTTTTAATGTTTATGCTGGCTTAATCTATCTGCTGTTTGCTCTCTTATTTATGGTCCGTTATGTGGCTATTTGGGTATTAGTTATTCTTTCGCCGCTTGCTTTCGCTTGTTACATTTTGCCTGATACCAAAAGCGTCTTTACTCAATGGTGGAAACAGTTTATCCAATGGTCATTTATCGGGGTAGTCGCCGCTTTTTTCTTATATTTAGGAGACCACTTTTTAATGGTAACTCAAAACCCTGAATTTCATTCTGCAGCCTCAACTCTCTCAGAAGTTGGCAGCGCCCCAGGTCTATCAGGAATAATTAATAACATCATGCCTTTCGCTGTTGTCGTTGTGTTCTTAACAATAGGGTTGATGCTGACTTTATCTTCTAGCGCTGCTGGAGCTAGCGGTGCAATGAACCTCGCAAAGAAAAGTGCGCCAAATGTTGGGAAATGGATGGGCAAAAAGGGTTTGGCTTTTGCCAGAGATAAAACTCCAGCAGGAGTAAGAAGATGGGCAGAAAGACAAGCAACTGCTAAAAAATGGGGAGAAGGAGAAAAAGGAGTAAAAGGTGCATTAAAAAGAGCTGCCAGTGATCCTCTTGCCAGGGTTCGACGCACCATGGGAGGAGTAGTAACTGGAGCCTTAAACGAAAAATTAGACACTGACACGGCTTATAAGAAAGCAAAGGAGCAAGGCATTGCCACTAATACAATAGCCTTTAACAAAGCAACTGATGCTGAAAGAGTTGGAATAATGAAGGCAATGCGTGAAAAAGGCAAGTCGACAGAATTTCTTAAGGGTTTGCCAGAAAAAGAAAAATTAAAGACTTATGAAAAAGCAATAAGAATGGGAGACGAAGACACAGCCGAAGCAATGGCAAGGGGCAGCTTTGATCAGACCGGCGATTTCGAAAAAATCCTAAATCAGATTGAACCAGGCAAATATAATGCAAAAGGGCTAACAACGGCAGATATAGATAGGGACTATACTTCCTACGCCGATAAACTAATTAAAGAGACTGCAACAGAAGACCAAATAAAAGATTACCAAGAGAAATGGTATGAAAAAACAGACAGCCAAGGGACAAAGATGATAGAACACGTCTATAAGTCTCCCTCTTTTGGTGCCAAGCAACATGCTTTTGCTGCCCTACACCATGGTCCGGGATTTGAAAATGGATATTTGAAGTTTGGACAGGATAAAGGAGTAGACTGGCACTTTGAGACTACGGCTGGAAGAGCGAATGCTCCTCACGCGCTAAATATTCTTAGCAGCACGCCCATGCAATCACTAGGAAAGGGCTGGACTGGCCTTAACGCCCAAGAAATTAAACAAAGAACTCTTGCGAATAATATAATAAGAGAAAGTCCAGTATTAACCAACGCAAAAATTAAGGGAGCAAGCCTAGACAAAGTTTTTATAAAATATTCTAAGCTTAGGAATGAAGTTAAAAACTATCAGGGTCGAGCTCCAGTGGAAGTCAAAAGGGAAATGCAAGACATTAGAGATGGGTTAGAAGCAGCAAAAAATGGACTACGTACAGATCCAAAGGAGTTAGATAGATTTGAAGAAATAGAAAGAATAATGAAATACAATCCGAAACCTTAAAAATTTAAAAAGAAAAAGGAGGGAGAACATG encodes:
- a CDS encoding polyribonucleotide nucleotidyltransferase, which translates into the protein MKKETFKLEIGGKELKVEISNLAEQASGSVLVQYGETTVLATAVMSDFEREGIDFFPLTVEYEERYYAAGKILGSRYLRRESRPSDEAILTARFIDRAIRPRFPKNLKREIQVVVTCLSWDGENDPDIVGLIAASMALSISDIPWAGPIAILRVGRDEKDFIINPTYGEREKAELDLAIAGLSSPLAKDLGNDKDDDILINMIEMESNEIEEDTVLKAVDFAKPFLKKLIGFQKEITQKSGKEKVVIEKTPRDENLEKDIRDFLGNKLEKAFFQKDKKSQMDEVNQLRDELIFHIQSKRGEAMRTSFSSSSLPSLSLRVSSVFEEEIEKMIHESVIKSGKRPDSRKIDEVRNIECEVGLLPRTHGSGLFVRGQTKALSILTLGAPGDVRLLEGMETTGKKRFMHHYNFPPYSSGEVKPMRGPGRREIGHGMLAEKALMPLVPGFDKFPYTIRIVTEILSSNGSTSMASVSAASLALMDAGVPISRPATGIALGLMADLKGNYKILTDIQGPEDHHGDMDFKVAGTEKGITAIQMDVKIQGIGKEIISNALIQAKKARLQILSEMTKVISKPKESLSPHAPRILILQINPVKIREVIGPGGKIINEIIGECGVSIDIEDSGRIFITAEKEKAAEKAASWIKNITHEVKVGEIFQGKVKRILDFGAFVEMLPGQEGLVHISQLADYHVNKVEDIVKVGDIVPVKVISIDEQGRINLSLKEAKSQ
- a CDS encoding glycoside hydrolase family 3 protein, producing MENNPQPEENKEEMLEFLKRGEAKTMQRDLAKLREGEAEKEKTRVAALGEVKKEAPTEKPGVLLPREGAILPKEAAAEEAPQTLIPQTQKPSSSFKKILIRISAVVIILLLVGFFYWLFAVGKLPKGEIARPETEIVTEATPTEEVVEEPKIVIPVSLISTGSTETMEITNAAAIPQMFPQIMQKTYEDGYARILFQNTAENKIVGLNEFLGAFAVKIPEEVLAGLEDDFTLFIYSSKGVNRLGFITKTKGDISPLMISWELTMETDTETLFAALGKETKALASSFKNSSYQGKSFRFLTISKEDFGICYTLLDDYFVFATSFESMKKTFEAVDAVKLEKQIGQLFIVGFDGTTLTTELADFFKKYRPGGVLLLSKNIENEEQLKKLIGDLQILSLQETGLPLFVAVDQEGGTISRIDFLQEKTAQSEIESVDRAFQIGSTRGQELKELGINLNLAPLLDQVQEGDFLFERTFEKDALTSGNLAKSFVDGQKGAGILTAIKHFPGYSGIAFNPEESLAEISTLPVISQFKKAMQANPEFVMTANMVYTNLDTSLPFAFSSNAIQYLKNNLGSKVIIMTDDLAQTYLSDKFSLKDIVTKPIEAGVDVMIFSGWEIGAAEGLDAFADAFRNGEISKDKVEAAILKIINIKNSLM
- a CDS encoding TraR/DksA C4-type zinc finger protein, with the protein product MDKKLLNQLKEKLEQEKKNIESQLEKFAKKDDKVKGDWDTRFPSFDGGESGSAALEKAADEVEEYSTLLPLEYNLENQLKDINLALDKITKGTYGKCENCKGEIDKERLKVYPAARLCMKCEGK
- a CDS encoding M23 family metallopeptidase, producing the protein MIDYLSSNKLFNIVCKKTKGSLKAPCLCMGIIALFLFVFVSFSPTLVLNSYAEKSDLCLVEENIQESNLFCAPIKSFSSESPEFVLIGNNSMIASTPPNTFSSQVLGALVTGYESEDVEKVITEYIVEEGDTLWSLAEKFDISMDTIFGANDLNKNSVVKPGQKLVILPVSGMVHHVKSGDTISSIAQTYKGKTDDIIAFNDLANENAVYVGDIIVVPNGTMPSVTIQKQQAPSSVPLASSYFICPHSACRITQWLHWYNAIDFGGKCGDPIRAVAAGTVLKVQMTSSTSRWAFGGAGSNLTILHPNGVVTMYGHLSASLVSPGEVVSQGQIVALMGGKPGTPGAGMSTGCHVHFGVTGAKNPFNR
- the rsmA gene encoding ribosomal RNA small subunit methyltransferase A; the encoded protein is MDLSYKKNIKNLLKSKQVKPTKRLGQNFLVDSKIIKNIIKAADLNSKDFVLEIGPGLGVLTKELVQRAKKVIAVEKDKNMVKLLQENLKAKNLEIINKDILKFVPEFKNYKIVANLPFYLTSPAIRRFLEAIDNPPQQMVLVVQKEVGQRICASPPRMSILAVSVQAYAKAEILSYISKKSFWPEPKVDSAVIRITPCLSNYVYISPEKREVFFKIIKAGFCQPRKQLINNFSKSLKLDKEKVKKWLLKNKIQPSQRAETLDIKNWISLTETYFKGMTFIDLMT